The DNA sequence ATACCGAAGGCGACGATGATGACCCCGTACTGCCACTGCTCGTACTCCGAGCCGTCCAGCTCGTTGGTGACGACGATCCACGCGATGCCGGCAAGCGTCAGCAGCGACGCCCAGGAGATGCTCACTCCAGAACCGGACCAAACGACGTCGTTGAACGAGAAGTTGGTCAGCAGGTTCACCTGGAGGCTGATAGTGCCGAGTGCGATGGCACCCATGAAGGGTACCAAGATCAGTGCTGCAAGGTCGATTGGGTCGATTTCGTTTTCTGCCATAACGTCACCGCTGAAATCACCCGTCTAGACTTATCTGTCCGCAAAATAGGAGGTATCTTGACTGATTGCTAGTAGGAAAGGGCACCCTCTGCCGACGGTCTGGGACGAACGGTCTCTAATCTATCAAGAGGGGGTACTGTTAAGTGCAATCGGGTGGCCGCCCGTTCTGAGCATGGGATTCAGAAAACTCGTCGAACGCGACGGCTCTGGAACGGTGACGCTGAACAAGGACGACCTCCGACTGGACGGAATGGTCGACGCCGAGGGGAACATCCGCGAGCAGGAGATGCACGTCCAGCGACTCTCTCGTGGCGCGTACCTCGTGCGCGCGGTCGAGAACGGGACCGTCCCTGAGATTCAGAAGCTCCTCCGGTGCGATGACTAAGCGAACCAGCCTGAAGCTCACCGACGAACGCCAGCTGCTCCTCAAGCGCGCCAGCGAGATCGTCGCCCGGGACGACCTCGACGACCCACCGATGTCGGTGGTCCTCGACGCGGCACTCACGCACCTGGTCGAATCACGCGAGAATCTCGAGGACGTCCGAGATCAGTACCCACCACAGACGGTGAAGGACTGCTGTAACACGTCAGTGTTGGGACTACGGTATCGGACGGCGATTGAGAGTAAGTGGCGGTAGGTCGGTCGGAGAGAATTACGAAGAGGTGTTTTCTGAGCTCTGGTGATCGTCCAAGCTGAGCGAAAAGCTTCCGAGCAGATAGAGGACGGAGACAGATCCGAGGATAAGAGGCAGAATAGAGATCAGACCCATGTATTCTATCTCGGTCAGCATCTGCATGATGATACTCAATTGGAAGACGATAACGGCCGTCACTCGTCGAATCGTTCGCTGGAGGGCTTCGGTCGCCATACTCTATCCGACAGTGGGTTGATAAAGTCGGTTTCGATACCCGTGGATGGGTGTCTTTGAGCGCGACCCCACGGGGTTCGGCGTAGATGTATACGGTCGCCTTGATGTATGCACCTTTTCGGCGGTCAT is a window from the Halogranum gelatinilyticum genome containing:
- a CDS encoding DUF7386 family protein, with product MTKRTSLKLTDERQLLLKRASEIVARDDLDDPPMSVVLDAALTHLVESRENLEDVRDQYPPQTVKDCCNTSVLGLRYRTAIESKWR